DNA from Bradyrhizobium diazoefficiens USDA 110:
CGCCCCGATCTGCGCCGGCCAGCGCGTCGGCATCTTTGCCGGCTCCGGCGTCGGCAAATCGACGTTGCTCGCGATGCTTGCCCGCAGCCAGGGCTTCGACACCGTCGTGCTGGCGCTCGTCGGCGAGCGCGGCCGCGAAGTGCGCGAATTCATCGAGGACGTGCTGGGCGCCAATCGCAATCGTGCGGTCACCATCGTATCGACGGGCGACGAGAGCCCGATGATGCGGCGGCTGGCGCCGAAGACGGCCATGGCGGTAGCCGAATATTTCCGCGATCGGGGCGAATCGGTTCTGCTTGTGGTCGATTCGATCACCCGTTTCGCCCACGCCGCCCGCGAGGTCGCGCTCGCCGCCGGCGAGCCCGCGGTCGCGCGCGGCTACGCGCCGACGGTCTTCACGGACCTGCCGCGCCTTCTGGAGCGCGCCGGCCCCGGCGAGGAGGGATCCGGAACGATCACCGGGATTTTCTCCGTGCTGGTCGACGGCGACGATCACAACGAGCCGATCGCCGACACCATTCGCAGCACGCTCGACGGGCACATCGTGCTCTCCAGGCACATCGCCGACCAGGCGCGCTATCCGGCCGTGGACGTTCTGGCCTCGGTCTCCCGCCTCGCCCATAACGTCTGGGACCCCGAAGAGCGCGAATTGGTGAGCAAGCTGCGCACCATGATCGCCAAATACGAGGACACGCGCGATCTTCGCCTGATGGGCGGATACCAGTCGGGACGTGATTCGGGCCTCGACCAGGCGATCGACCTGGTTCCGAGAATCTACAGCGCAATGCGGCAAGACGCATCGGCTCAGCCGAGCGCAGATCCGTTCCGCGAGCTGAGGGACATGCTCAAGGGCGAGTAGCAGGTGAGACGGCGCACGACGCGCCCGCGATCTCGCCCTTCTCATTGTTTCTACAGTCGGTCGCGCATCCAGTCACGCGGCCGGCGCATGCCTCCCGTCACCGCCACCGCGACCCGTCGTGAGCGCATCAACCGTTCGGATGACTCATCGGGCGGCCGCGACGGAAGCGGAGACGGCTCCGCGAGTGGAACAACCGCCGCGTGTAATCCCTACAAGTTCTCTCGGCGATTCTCCGGACGCATTGCACAAGTTGTGGATGACTCATCAACGCGCATCAGCTTTTGTCATGCACAAGCTTCCATCAACTTGCATCAACGGCGGACAACGACGTGCCCTGCAATTAAACCGTCGTATACTTGCGGGCATGCTGCCCGTAGGACAACGTATTGCGTTCACTACCATGTGTCCCTAAGAGCGAGATTGTCTTGAACGTTACATTCGCCTGCAACGACATCCAGTCTCCGAGAGCGTCTCTACTTGATTTTGTTGAGAAGCTCATTCATCGTTTCGGTGGAATATCAAGAAACGTCTGCTTGTGACTTGAACTCAGGGGCTTCGGTTGAACAATTCCCGTCCATCGTCCGTTCGTGACGGCAACTTGGGCTCCCGTGCGACGACGACGCGATTGGCATGTCATCGGCGACGCGGCCTCTCGCTCCGGACGACGCGACGCACGCTGGTTCGGCTCGGGCGCGTTGCGGTCCGTGCCTTCGAGCAGGAATCGGGCACGACGTACTCATCGGGCATCTCCGGAGGTCTGACCTCTTTCGAATTAATCGCGAACCAGGGCGCAAGGCGGCTTCGGGACGCCGCAGACGAAGTTCCGGGGACGAGGTAAATCCATGCCATTGGCACGAGAAGCCGTCGAGCTGCTGGTCCAGGCGGCGAGGGCTTGGTATTTCGAAGGCAATCAGCATGGATTGCGCGATCGGGAATGGATGGCGCTGCGCTTTCTCGGCCGCGCCAACAGGTTTTCGCGCACACCGTCCGCGCTCGCCGGCTTCATCGGCTCCACCAGGGCGACTGCATCGCAGATCGTGAAGACGCTCGAGAGCAGGTCCTTCCTGGTGCGAAAGCCCTCGCACGAGGACAAGCGTTCCGTGGTGCTCCACGTCACCGCGCAGGGCGAGAAGTGCCTGAGCCAGCACGACCCGATCAACCACGTGGTGAATGCGGTCACGGCGCTCGGAACCGAGGAGTGCATCAGGCTGCGCGACTCGCTGCGGGAGATCCTCAATCACCTCGACGCAGCTCACCAGCGGCTCGATGCCAGCATCTGCCGGGACTGCATGTTTCTCGCCGAACGCAGCCCTGGCATCGGCCCGGCCGCCGCGAAGGGACGCGCAACCGCCGAATTCATGTGCCGGCTGTATCGCGCCCCCGTCTCGCTCGAGGAAACCGAACTGCTCTGCACCAGCTTCGAGCGCACCCGCGACCGCCCGAAGATCAAGGCGCATCTCGACCGTGCGCGCGTGGCGAGCCAGGGATGAGGCGAAGGCCCGCAGCCTGAGCGCAACTTCCGCACCGATGGCGCGGCCAAAGCTTGTGTAAGATTTCGCGGCGCTCGCAATGACGGCAGTATCAGCTCCGTCATCCCCGCACAACGGCGAGAGATAAGCGCCCGTAGTTTCCACATCGTCATTGCGAGCGCAGCGAAGCAATCCAGAATCCCTCCGCGGAAAGACTCTGGATTGCTTCCGCCTTCGCTAAGGCTTCGGCGGACAAGTCGCTGCGCTCGCAAGGACGGAACAAGACGAATCGTCGTCATCTTCTGGCTCGCTTCTCGACTCGCAGACACGCCTTCACGTCCCCGCGGCGCATTTCGCCCGAGCTTTGCTTCATCGCTCCACCCTCTTTCAGCCAAGAGGGCGCAGGGAAGGCCGGGTGCCGGCTGGCACCCACGGTCCGCTGTGCGCGTGTAGCGCATGAAAAGATGCACAGCGGCATACAGGTGCAGCCAAAACACTCGGCCTTCCCTGCGCAGTGGTCTGACGGCTTATGCCGTGATCTCCCGGGAGCCGAGTTCCTTCTGGCCTCCCTCACCCCGCGAATTGACGATGCCGTCCGCCCGGTCGGGCTCGCGTGCACCTCCGCGAAAGGCTTGACCGTAGCAACGACGGCCAGGACCACACGGTTTTGCCGTACGCGCATTCGCCGACCGCCACAGGGTTCTCCCGCGCTGTCGACGTCGCGGGAAAGATGTTGGCGAGACGAGCTTTCAGCGCCGCTCATCCGCACGCGGTTTCGGGCTCACAGGGACTACCCGCCCTGCCCGCACCATGTCGTGCCGACGCTGCCGCGTCCACCGCAGCCCGGCTCGCGAAACGTGACGACACAAGATCGCCCCTCAAGGTCAAACCGGGATGGGCGACACATACGACAAATCCGAATTTCGGTAAAGTGGAATATTTTTGTCGAGGCGGATTGACAGCTTTGCGGGTGTTTTGCCCGTCGGGCAAACGAGGCTGTCTCCACCTCGTCATTGCGAGCGCAGCGACTTGTCCGCCGAAGCTTTAGCGAAGGCGGAAGCAATCCAGGCGCAAAAAAACACCCGGCGGTTTCCCGCCGGGTGTTCGTTCGCGTGGTTCGATAGATCTTACCAGTTGCGCTGAGCGCGGAGGATCATGGCGATCGAGTCCTGATCCTTCAGCTCGTAGGTCGCGGCCGGCTTGGCGGTCACGACGTTCGGGGTGACGCCAACCGTACCGGAGTACTTCTGGTCGAGATGGGTCCAGGAGAGGTCGGCCGAGAACGTCAGGTTCTTGACCGGGGTCCAGCGGGTGACGAGACCCAGCTGGCCGATCGCGAAGTCCGGGTTACAGCTGGTCACACCCGCCAGGCCACCGAACACGCCGCCAGCACCGCCGGCGCCGCAGAGGGTGGTCTTGGCCAGCGTACCGAACTGGGCCTGAGCGTAGGCACCGTAGATCGCGGTGTTCCAGGCCGCATCCCAGTTGTGGGTGTAAGCGCCACGGAAGCCCCAGGTCTTGACGGTTTCCTGCGAGCTGCCGGTCACGAACACCGTGTCGGGAGCGTTGGCGAAGCCGATGCTGCCGTAGGCGCCAGCAACGCCCGAATTACCGTACAGCGCGTAGGAGCTGCCCGACAGATTCTGGAAGTTGTAGCGGGTCGCACCGTCGGTGTAGACGGCCTGGATGTTGATCGTGTCACCCGCGCCGGTCGGGATGTTCTTGATCGAGAGAGCGAGCTGAACCGCCCAACCCCACTTGTCGTCGGGGTGGCCGGTGGTCTCGTTCGCACCGTAATAGCCAACGTGGTTGTCATGCGCAGCCACCGACGCCTGGAAGAGGCCCCAGGCCTGGTCGACACGCACCTGACCGACGAGGTTCGGCGAACGCGAGCCGCCGATGGCGTTGGTGCCGTACGAACCGCCGATCATGCCAGCCGCGGTCGCGCCGGTCATGTTGAGGTTGCCAGCCTGATAGTACTGGGTCGCATCTTCAGCCGAGAACGACGCAGTGATCCCCTGGCCGAAGTCGGCCGTGTACGTGAACTGGGTGACGCCGGTCACGGTGCCGCTGCCGCCGACGAGGTTGTCGGTGATGTTGCCGGGATAGTTGGTCCAGGGCGCGTCGAACTGCGACACGGCCTTACCCATCGTGAAGCCAGCGAACTGGATGAAGGCGTAGTACACGCCGAGCGCACCGGCCGAGGTGTTGCCGTCGGTGCCGTTCACCGAGCCGGAGCCGTTCGAGCCGACGAGGCCGGTGCCCGCAGCGTTGAGACCGAGCGTACCGCTGTACTGGGTTCCACCCGTTGCCGAACCGGTGGGCGTATAGTTGCCGGTCGTCCAGGTGAACACGCCGTCGAAGAAGGTGCGGACCACGCCGTACTCGGTCGCGGTGCGGGTGTCGATGTTCAGGTCTTCACGAGCGCGGAAGGTGTAGTAGTTCATCAGGCGGTTGCGAGCACCGGCAACGCCGCCCTGGTTCGGATTGAAGTCCGAGTTGGTATTGAGGTTCGCGTCGGCACGCAAATAGCCGCCCAGCTTGATGCAGGTGTCGGTGCCCGGGATGTAGTAGAATCCGGCGCCGTACAGCGAGCAGATCTTCACGTATTCGACCGCTTTGGCCTTTACGGGGAGATCGGCTGCGAACGCCCCGGAGGCGGCCATCAGGCCGGCAGCCGAGCCGAGAAAGAGCGTCTTCGTCAACTTCATTAGTAAACCTCCAGGTCGGTTCGGGGGCTCGGCTCCTCGCTGGAGGCCGCGTTACCCACATCAATTTCCGTTCAATTCAGATCCGCACTGAAGGTCCGGACTGAAACGACAGCGAGGTGCCCCCCCTCCGTCGTGCTTCACGTATAGTTTATAAAAACAATCGTCTCAATTCATTGATTTAGTGAATCGCAAGTTGGAAAGGGGATGTTGCCTGCGAGCAACAGGAGGCGAAAGACGCGGCACAAGTAGCTGAAATAAAAGAAAAAGCCCTCAGGGGGCATCCCGAGGGCTTTCTTGGAGGTCTCACATCGCTGGTCGTTGACAGCGGTCAAGAGCAGCAAATTCTGAGTGAACGTGACATAACTTAATCAATTGTTTTTTGCAAGCATTAAGTGCCGACACGATTTCCCCAATGAAGAGTTCCGCGCACGATATGCGAGACGGTTTCCCAATATCCCGCTAAAAGGCTGATCAAAGACAAAAAGAAAAATGACCAAGGGGGAAGCCATATGATCGAGAAGAAGCTCGACCGGGCGATTACAGACTTCATCTGGAACGTCGTTGAAATCCACTCTCAGCTCGAGGACATCCACAGCAGCTGGGCCGGACTGCTGGGCATCACCGAGCCGCAATGGCTGATCCTGATGGCCATCACCGAGCTGGACGAGGGACGAGGCGTCGCCGGAATCGACGTCGCGAACAAGCTGCGCGTCCACCCCGCCTTCGTGACCAACCAGACCAAGAGCCTCGAGAAGCACGGGTTCCTGTCGCGACGGCCAGCGGCCGACGACGCCCGCTTCGTTCTGATGTCGCTGACGGAAAAGGCGACGACGGAAATTGAAAAACTGTCCAAGCGGAAGCTCGCCCTGAATTCGACCATGTTCAACGAGCTCGACGAGAAGACCCTCGCCGATTTGAATGCCGCGCTCGCGACCATTGCCAAGAATGCCCGGCTCGCTGCACGGCTACTGGCTATCGACGTGTCGTGATACGCGGTTCTTCACGACGCAGCCAAGGCGCGACGGCATGGGAAAGAATCCTCGGCGCGCTTCGGGTCGTTGTCTCCGGATGACTGCGCCGCGTTCGTCGCGAGAAGACCGCGGCTCAGTCATGCGGATCACGGGCTAAAGATAGGTGACGGGATCGAGGCGACGGGCAGCTCCAAGCTTGGCGTCGAGCCATTCAAAAATGAAGTCGTCCACCGTGATGAAATTCTCGACCTCGCCCAGAGGATACGGGATGCGATTCGGCACGACGATCGAGCAGTCGGCTCCGGCCTGGCGATAGCCGGCTTGCAGCTCGAGTGCCTCCTGTTCGCGCACCATCGAGCGGCTCCCGACCACCATGAGAAGCGGACAGGCCATTCGGCGCGGCGACGACAACGGACGCATCGAGGCTCCGCCCTCGACGACCTGCTCGACGCCTGTCATCCAGTGAACCGATGCCCGGTGCGCGACCGACCGCAAAAGACCGCCGTCGCACACGGCGGCGGCTACCCTGCGATCCGAGAGGACAAGGCGGGAGGCATGACTGGCGCCCGTTCCTTCGCCGTAGATCGCTATCCGCTGCGCGTCGACATCCGGGCGGGCCTCCAGATAGTCCAGCCAGCATTGGAGGATATGCTCCTGTTTGAGCGGACGACGAACAGGCGAACTGCCGGGATCGATGAGCAGAAGTGACATGTTCCGGCGAAGCGAGGCGGGCAAGAGCCTGCTCATCATCGAGGCCAGGGTGACGTCCTCGTCGGCGATGCAGATGACCGCAGGCGCGGAAGGCCCGTGACAGAGCGCCGGCAGGAAGAAGCCGGTCAACGCTCCCTGCTCGAAGTCGTCGATCTCGACGTGCTCGATCGCGTGAGCCGCATCGTCCGCGAAGCTTCTCAGGCTGAGACCGACCCTATCGGCGAAGTCGGTACTCGCGAGATCGTCCGGAGAAGACAGGCTTCGCGCGACCTCGAACGCCATCAGCGCGCATATCCACGCTTCGCACGCGACGATCCGGCCGGCACCGTCCGCGCGCGCGGATTCGGCGGAGCTCCGGTAGTCTTCCGCAACCCTCAACCAGTCTGAAAACCAAAGATGCCTGTGCGCCTCGCGCGCAAGCTCCGCGACAGACAGACTTTCGAAAAATTCGGACGCGCGCTTTCGCAAGCGTACGAGGCTTCCACCGGCGCCGTCACAGCGGCCGTGAGGCCAATGATCACCTTCCATTTTTTTCTCCGAACGGCGCCGTCAGCGATTGGCCGGGCTTGCCGGCTGCGCATTCAGCGCAGAGCCGTGCACGCCTGCTCGATGCGATCCCAGGCGTACCTGGTCGCGTCCATCGCGCTTGCGTCTGCTGATGCCGTCCGCCTCGCCGATCTGTCTCGCTGCCGTCTCGACTCCACGCAGGGACAGCACATCGTGCCCCGCGCAGGATCGGAGCGTTGTTGCAGCGAGACCCCATCCGATGTTCGTTTCGTCTTCGCTTCGCGCGGGCGAGGGCACTTGGCCAAACCGTGTGTAGCCCCCATCAGCCGGTCTCAACACAAGTTGCACGCCGGCTCCAACTCAATCGTCACGTCTCAGCTCCGTTGCTGATGTACAGTCATGGCCCCGCGCCACTTTGCCATTTTTGCGGTCCTAGGTTTGTAGTTTTTTGTTGCGATCGACGACTAAATATTGGCTGCCATTTGATGACAGAGGAGGCAGGGCCTGTGTCGGCTTTCATCGTGAACCTGTTATGACCCGAACCGGCGCGCCGCCAATCAAGATAGCGAAGAAAGATGCGGCGGATTGCCGCTTTCATCGATGGCGGCCGTCTTCGCCGCGGTTTTTTTGACTGTCGATGTCGCAGGAAAACTCGCGAGACGAACCATCAACGCCGCTCATCCGCACACGGTGCGCGAAACGTGACGATATACGATCGCCTTCTAGGTGAGCCGGATGATCGAGATATCCGACATTCCGAAATTCGGATAAGCAGCTTGCTGTGAGCAGTGCGAGGATCTGCAGACCCATAGCCGGCCAGGAATCGTCACACTCCTGGCGTCAGCAACACGGCTGCGCCGCCTGCCGGCCCCCTTGTATGCATTATCCCAGTTGCCATTATCGGGCACTTCGCTTTACATGCCGGCAACCTGCCCTCGGATTGCAGCCGGGGCACAAAAATCACATGACATTTCCAAGGGACGAAACATGGCGCGCAACATATTGATTCTCGGGGCTTCCTACGGCTCCCTGCTGGGCACGAAGCTGCTGATGGCGGGACACAACGTCACCCTCGTCTGCCGCGCCAAGACCGCGGAGCTGATCAACCGTGACGGTACCGAGGTCCGCATCAAGTTGCGCGACGAGGCGGTGCACCGGGCGATCTTCTCGCGCGACCTGCCCGGCAAGCTCGATGCGGTGACGCCGGCCGATGTCGACGTCTCCCGTTACGACATGGTCGGCCTTGCGATGCAGGAGCCGCAATACACCAACCACACGGTGCGCGTGCTCATGGTTAAGATCGCCGCGGCGAAGCTGCCGTGCCTGTCGATCATGAACATGCCGCCGCTGCCCTATCTGAAGCGGATTCCGGCGCTCGCAGGCATGGATCTCGAGGAGGCCTATACCAACGCGCAGGTGTGGGAGCGGTTCGAGCCGGGCCTGGTGACGCTGTGCTCGCCCGACCCGCAGGCCTTCCGTCCGCCGGAGGAAGCCGCGAACGTGCTTCACGTCGGCCTGCCCACCAACTTCAAGGCATCGGTCTTCGCCGACGAGAAGCACAACAAGGTGCTGCGCGAGCTCGAAGCCGACATCGACGCGGTGACGCTCGACGGCCACGACGTGCCGGTGAAGCTGAAAGTGTTCGATTCCCTGTTCGTGCCGCTTGCGAAGTGGTCGATGCTGCTGACCGGCAACTACCGCTGCATCACGCCGCACGAGCCGCAGTCGATCCGCGACGCCGTGCACGGCGATCTCAAGCGCTCGCAGACGATCTACGATCATGTCGACGCGATCGCCCGCCGCCTCGGCGCCGATCCGCAAGACCAGGTGCCGTTCGCGAAATACGCCAAGGCGGCCGAAAGCCTGCTCAAGCCGTCGTCGGCCGCGCGCGCGGTGGCCAGCGGCGCGCCCTTCATCGAGCGCGTCGACCTGCTGGTGAAGCTGATCTCGCATCAGCTCGGCGTGCCCAACCCCGAGATCGACCGCACGGTCGAGACCGTGGACCAGAAGCTGAACGAGAAGATCGTGCAGGGCGGATCGGGCGCGCAGTAGCCGCGCGCCACGTCTGTCGCTATCGCGCTACGCAGGCGCTCACGCGCTCAGGAATGATTGAAGCCAGATCAGGCCGGTCACGGCGACGAGCGTGACCGCGCCGGTGCGCGTGATGATCTCAGGGTAGCCGAGACGACGGGCGCCGCCGCCAAGCGTTGCGCCCAACGCAATCCACGCGGCGCCCGCGGTGACGATCTGAAGCGCGATCATTCCGAGCCACGGCAGGAGCTCGAACAGTCCGGCCTGGAGCGGCAGGAGCAGGAAGGCGAACACCATCGCCTTCGGATTCAGCAGCGTGGTGATCAGCACCTGACGGAACGTCACCACAGCGCCGCCGCGCAGCTCGCGCGCGTTGACGCGCCAGAGCATGACGGCAAGGCCCAGGATGTAGACACTGACCGCCACGCGAAGCACGACGGCCGCGAGCGGAATGCCGCTCACGACGGGACCGAGCGCCAGCCGCAGCAGCGCAATCGCCGCGAGATAGCCGAACAGCTCCGCCACGAGCAGACGGAGCGACCGCGATATCCCGATCCCTGCCCCCGATGTCGCGAGCAAGGTGTTGGTCGGTCCCGGCAGGGCGAGGAGAAAACAGGTCGCCGTGAAGAAGGTCAGGAAGTTCATAGCCCAGGCTAACAGCATCGCGCCGGCAAATCTTGATCTGCGTCATGCGGCGGCACCGCCATGCTCGACTTTGGCCGCGTTCGCACGGAACGGTTCCCGGTGTTGCCCGAACTCGATGAGAGCGATCGCGCCGTCCTGATCACGCGATCGTGTCGCTGCCCACGTCTCGTCGTCTTGCCTCGCGCTTAGGCGTGAGCAAGATAGCTTTGTAAGTCATCTTGCCCGGCATTGATTTGCGATGCCTGCGTTTGGGATCCAGACAAGAACACGAGAAGAAGCAATGGATCAGGCGATGCTGAGCGTCGTCCGTGCGGTCGAGGCAGGCGCGACGACCATGAAGGGCGTCATCGACGCGACCGGACTATCCCGTCTCAAGATCGAACGTGCGTTGGCTGCGCTGGAGAAACAAAAGCTCCTGGTACGCGACGGCCAAGGCTTCAGGGCAACGGGTCTGCCGAGAACAGCGCCCAACCCGCGTCAATGCGGATCGTGCAACGCCTGCTGCGATATCCTCGAAGTCGCTGCGGTCGACAAGCCGGTGAACCAGCTCTGCAGGCATTGGCAGGCGGGCACCGGATGCACCATCTACGCGAGCCGCCCGCAGATGTGCCGGTCGTTCGCCTGCGCCTGGCTGCAAGGCCATCTCGACGATGCATGGTTTCCAGCGAAATCGGGCATCGTGGTGCATTTCAGCCAGGACGCCGTCAACGTCACGGTCGACGACGACTGCCCCGATCGCTGGCGCGAGGAGCCGTATTTCAGCAAGCTCGCCGAATGGTCGATGAACGGCATCAGGCGAATCGGAAACCGCGGCTACGCGACCCTCGTGGTCTCCAGCGAGAACCGATTCCTGCTGCTCGGACGCACCGTCGTTCCCGATCCGACGCCATCAGGCACCGCGTTCCTGCCGCTCACCCCCGACACGTTCCGGTTCTGGCGGGCAACATCACCGGAACATCTGCAGCGGCTGCACGAGCGCATCGCCGAGATCGAGCGGATCAGGCAGGAATTCGGCTCCTGCGCGATTCCCCCGAACGAGGACGACGATCCCGTCCCGCCCTATCGCCCCGCGCTTCTACGGTTGTCGAATCACGCCTGAACGCCGTCGTGGGCAACAGAGCATGATTCGCGCTGTGGTGCTCGACGCGCCCCGGCCGGGTTGATAAGCCCCTGTCCGCGAATGATGGGGACTTGAGTCGGGACATGACGGTTGCGATCGAGATGGGGCAGACCACGGCGGGCGCCGCGGCGGCCATGGACCTCGAGGAACTGCTGGCGACCCGCCTCCTGGTGCAGGGCAATTCGGGCTCCGGCAAGTCGCATCTGTTGCGGCGGCTGCTGGAGCAGAGCGCACCCTGGGTGCAGCAGGCCATCATCGACCCCGAGGGCGATTTCGTCACGCTGGCCGAGCGCTTCGGCCATCTCGTGATCGAGGCCGAGGATCACACCGAGCGCGGCCTTCAGGTCGCGGGCGAGCGCGCGCGGCTGCATCGCGTCTCAACCGTGCTCAATCTCGAGGGCCTCGATGCCGAGAACCAGATGCGCCGTGCCGCCGCGTTTCTCGGCGGCCTGTTCGACGTCGATCGCGACCATTGGTACCCGATGCTGGTGGTGGTGGACGAGGCGCAGCTGTTCGCGCCGGCAGTCGCCGGCGAGGTGTCGGACGAGGCGCGAAAACTGTCGCTCGGTGCCATGACCAATCTGATGTGCCGCGGCCGCAAGCGCGGGCTCGCCGGCATCATCGCGACGCAACGTTTGGCAAAGCTCGCCAAGAACGTCGCGGCGGAAGCCTCCAACTTCCTGATGGGCCGGACCTTCCTCGACATCGACATGGCGCGCGCCGCCGACCTGCTCGGCATGGAGCGGCGCCAGGCGGAAGCCTTTCGCGATCTCGAGCGCGGCCAGTTCATGGCCCTGGGACCTGCGCTGTCGCGGCGTCCGCTGCGCCTGAACATCGGCCCGACCGATACCCACGCGCGCAACTCCACGCCGCGGCTGATGCCGATGCCGGACTCCGCACGCGAGGATATGCGCGACGTGATCCTGGCCGCACCGCCGCCCGATGCCAGCCGGCCGCAGCGCCGGCCCGCGCCGGATCTGCTCGAACAGCTGCGCGCCGCGAAAGCGGCCGCCACGCCGGAGATCCGGCCTGAGGTGGTCGAGGTTCAGGTCAGCGCGGAGGAGCTCGCGGAGCGGCGCGAACGCGTCGACCGGACCCTGCGTGCCGTGCTCGCCGAGCCCGATGCCGGCTTCCGCGCCGTCGGCGTGCTCTATCAGGAGTTCGTGGTCCGCTGCCGCATCGAGGGCCTCGGCGCGGCCGTGCCTGACCTCAACGAATTCCGCCGCATGCTGACGCGCGCGCGCGCCGGGCTTGGCGCCGAGCATGCCGAGGACGACGACTGGCAGGACGTGTCGCTGCGCGCCTCGATCCTGCCCGACGACATGCAGGGCGTCTTCATGATGATCGCGCGCGCGGCGAAGGAAGGCTGGCCCTGCCCGGGCGATGCCGCGATCGCCCGCGCCTATGGCTCGCATTCGCTGCGCCGCGCGCAGCGCCTGCTCAGCTACATGGAGGAGCAGGGTCTCATCGTCTGCCAGCTCGACGGCGGCGGACGCAGGATCGTGACGCTGGTGGAGCTGGCCTGGGCGACCGCGCCCGGTGATCCCAATGGCGACGATCTGCCGGCGGAGCCGGCACAGAG
Protein-coding regions in this window:
- the fliI gene encoding flagellar protein export ATPase FliI; translation: MNALRQLEWALLELQQSTPLASVSGAISEIAPTHFRVSGLSRFVRLGELIGVNSGGKPQIGEVVRIDSEGIIAKPFDRQFAGGLGSVAYRMPPLSFAPDPSWKGRVINALGAPLDGQGPLTPGSRAVSAEAEAPSAMKRARVHKPLRTGVRVIDLFAPICAGQRVGIFAGSGVGKSTLLAMLARSQGFDTVVLALVGERGREVREFIEDVLGANRNRAVTIVSTGDESPMMRRLAPKTAMAVAEYFRDRGESVLLVVDSITRFAHAAREVALAAGEPAVARGYAPTVFTDLPRLLERAGPGEEGSGTITGIFSVLVDGDDHNEPIADTIRSTLDGHIVLSRHIADQARYPAVDVLASVSRLAHNVWDPEERELVSKLRTMIAKYEDTRDLRLMGGYQSGRDSGLDQAIDLVPRIYSAMRQDASAQPSADPFRELRDMLKGE
- a CDS encoding MarR family winged helix-turn-helix transcriptional regulator, which codes for MPLAREAVELLVQAARAWYFEGNQHGLRDREWMALRFLGRANRFSRTPSALAGFIGSTRATASQIVKTLESRSFLVRKPSHEDKRSVVLHVTAQGEKCLSQHDPINHVVNAVTALGTEECIRLRDSLREILNHLDAAHQRLDASICRDCMFLAERSPGIGPAAAKGRATAEFMCRLYRAPVSLEETELLCTSFERTRDRPKIKAHLDRARVASQG
- a CDS encoding porin, with amino-acid sequence MKLTKTLFLGSAAGLMAASGAFAADLPVKAKAVEYVKICSLYGAGFYYIPGTDTCIKLGGYLRADANLNTNSDFNPNQGGVAGARNRLMNYYTFRAREDLNIDTRTATEYGVVRTFFDGVFTWTTGNYTPTGSATGGTQYSGTLGLNAAGTGLVGSNGSGSVNGTDGNTSAGALGVYYAFIQFAGFTMGKAVSQFDAPWTNYPGNITDNLVGGSGTVTGVTQFTYTADFGQGITASFSAEDATQYYQAGNLNMTGATAAGMIGGSYGTNAIGGSRSPNLVGQVRVDQAWGLFQASVAAHDNHVGYYGANETTGHPDDKWGWAVQLALSIKNIPTGAGDTINIQAVYTDGATRYNFQNLSGSSYALYGNSGVAGAYGSIGFANAPDTVFVTGSSQETVKTWGFRGAYTHNWDAAWNTAIYGAYAQAQFGTLAKTTLCGAGGAGGVFGGLAGVTSCNPDFAIGQLGLVTRWTPVKNLTFSADLSWTHLDQKYSGTVGVTPNVVTAKPAATYELKDQDSIAMILRAQRNW
- a CDS encoding MarR family winged helix-turn-helix transcriptional regulator; its protein translation is MIEKKLDRAITDFIWNVVEIHSQLEDIHSSWAGLLGITEPQWLILMAITELDEGRGVAGIDVANKLRVHPAFVTNQTKSLEKHGFLSRRPAADDARFVLMSLTEKATTEIEKLSKRKLALNSTMFNELDEKTLADLNAALATIAKNARLAARLLAIDVS
- a CDS encoding alpha/beta hydrolase family protein produces the protein MEGDHWPHGRCDGAGGSLVRLRKRASEFFESLSVAELAREAHRHLWFSDWLRVAEDYRSSAESARADGAGRIVACEAWICALMAFEVARSLSSPDDLASTDFADRVGLSLRSFADDAAHAIEHVEIDDFEQGALTGFFLPALCHGPSAPAVICIADEDVTLASMMSRLLPASLRRNMSLLLIDPGSSPVRRPLKQEHILQCWLDYLEARPDVDAQRIAIYGEGTGASHASRLVLSDRRVAAAVCDGGLLRSVAHRASVHWMTGVEQVVEGGASMRPLSSPRRMACPLLMVVGSRSMVREQEALELQAGYRQAGADCSIVVPNRIPYPLGEVENFITVDDFIFEWLDAKLGAARRLDPVTYL
- a CDS encoding ketopantoate reductase family protein; amino-acid sequence: MARNILILGASYGSLLGTKLLMAGHNVTLVCRAKTAELINRDGTEVRIKLRDEAVHRAIFSRDLPGKLDAVTPADVDVSRYDMVGLAMQEPQYTNHTVRVLMVKIAAAKLPCLSIMNMPPLPYLKRIPALAGMDLEEAYTNAQVWERFEPGLVTLCSPDPQAFRPPEEAANVLHVGLPTNFKASVFADEKHNKVLRELEADIDAVTLDGHDVPVKLKVFDSLFVPLAKWSMLLTGNYRCITPHEPQSIRDAVHGDLKRSQTIYDHVDAIARRLGADPQDQVPFAKYAKAAESLLKPSSAARAVASGAPFIERVDLLVKLISHQLGVPNPEIDRTVETVDQKLNEKIVQGGSGAQ
- a CDS encoding LysE family translocator, translating into MLLAWAMNFLTFFTATCFLLALPGPTNTLLATSGAGIGISRSLRLLVAELFGYLAAIALLRLALGPVVSGIPLAAVVLRVAVSVYILGLAVMLWRVNARELRGGAVVTFRQVLITTLLNPKAMVFAFLLLPLQAGLFELLPWLGMIALQIVTAGAAWIALGATLGGGARRLGYPEIITRTGAVTLVAVTGLIWLQSFLSA
- a CDS encoding YkgJ family cysteine cluster protein; the encoded protein is MDQAMLSVVRAVEAGATTMKGVIDATGLSRLKIERALAALEKQKLLVRDGQGFRATGLPRTAPNPRQCGSCNACCDILEVAAVDKPVNQLCRHWQAGTGCTIYASRPQMCRSFACAWLQGHLDDAWFPAKSGIVVHFSQDAVNVTVDDDCPDRWREEPYFSKLAEWSMNGIRRIGNRGYATLVVSSENRFLLLGRTVVPDPTPSGTAFLPLTPDTFRFWRATSPEHLQRLHERIAEIERIRQEFGSCAIPPNEDDDPVPPYRPALLRLSNHA